A genomic window from Meleagris gallopavo isolate NT-WF06-2002-E0010 breed Aviagen turkey brand Nicholas breeding stock chromosome 30, Turkey_5.1, whole genome shotgun sequence includes:
- the GTPBP3 gene encoding tRNA modification GTPase GTPBP3, mitochondrial — MRRLSGLRPAEPGEFTRRAFHRGKLDLTAAEGLRDLIHAETEAQRQQALRQMEGELGRLYQQWGETLTQALAHIEAYIDFSEDDNVEEEVLSQVDAAVQTLEQEIAAHLQDGRRGELLRSGVRAVIAGPPNVGKSSLLNLLCQRPAAIVSPVAGTTRDVVEVSLNVSGYPVVLSDTAGLRDATDPIEQEGVSRARDRLQHADLVLAVLDATTVPTEPAELGAALGSLVPPTTPCILVLNKADLLGGHTRALCDACAHRPPLPPTTLLSCKTGEGTDSLLQLLGQQLAQL, encoded by the exons ATGC GGCGTCTGTCCGGGCTGCGTCCTGCCGAGCCGGGTGAGTTCACACGCCGTGCTTTCCACCGGGGGAAGCTGGACCTGACGGCAGCTGAAGGGCTGCGGGACCTCATCCATGCTGAGACCGAGGCGCAGCGGCAGCAGGCACTGAGGCAGATGGAGGGCGAGCTGGGGAGGCTGTACCAGCAGTGGGGTGAGACCCTCACCCAG GCCCTCGCTCATATCGAAGCGTACATCGACTTCAGTGAAGATGACAACGTGGAGGAAGAGGTGTTGTCCCAAG TGGATGCAGCCGTGCAGACCCTGGAGCAGGAGATTGCTGCACACCTGCAGGATGGGCGCCGAGGGGAGCTGCTGCGCTCGGGGGTCCGCGCCGTCATCGCCGGACCCCCCAACGTGGGCAAGAGCAGTCTGCTCAACCTGCTGT GCCAGCGCCCGGCTGCCATCGTGTCCCCAGTGGCAGGGACCACGCGGGACGTGGTGGAGGTGTCCCTGAATGTCAGTGGTTACCCCGTGGTGCTGAGTGACACGGCGGGGCTGCGTGATGCCACCGACCCCATCGAGCAGGAGGGAGTCAGCCGTGCTCGGGACCG cctgcagcatgCAGACCTGGTGCTGGCCGTGTTGGATGCCACCACAGTGCCTACTGAGCCGGCTGAGCTGGGGGCTGCCCTGGGCTCCTTGGTGCCCCCCACCACTCCCTGCATCCTGGTTCTCAACAAGGCCGACCTGCTGGGGGGGCACACGAGGGCTCTATGCGATGCCTGCGCCCACAGACCCCCGCTGCCCCCCACCACCCTGCTGTCCTGCAAGACGGGTGAAGGCACCGACAGCCTCCTAcagctgctggggcagcagctggcacagctgtgA
- the PLVAP gene encoding plasmalemma vesicle-associated protein: protein MEKSGYGMAKFGLESKQVMPKRDCAFYMRYVFLFTSLIQFLIILGLVLFMVYGNAHAGTDKHVRLLDGQLQEHYHKIVSLSGRNANLTRTLNATLKANQGLQGQLQKVQGQLEKCNSSQAPNSTPRLEDIGRTIFFQKTNLEKCYMAINIINTSCTADKAQLQRQLETALQQRKELGQSCTTAETDLGKVKQDQERCQQELKATGALCGTTKAQLEHLQGECDTLRSNVLYYLRTMSMSNKNFGCSQVEDQLRLLMHRIEELFSRRQKHESDYVGKSVCDLTLQQCHLNCSHEKQELGRRLQEARQQLQGSQEEQRKLLAEKERLSKELGEKSKAATQANYFSEQLNLCMSSKVGTYYTAPRVPGSAVGSVRPGPFPSTYVDALQNQDKINTEEIQKIVQNVMEQYMAMMRNPSG, encoded by the exons atggagaagagcGGCTACGGCATGGCCAAGTTCGGGCTGGAGAGCAAACAGGTGATGCCCAAAAGGGACTGTGCGTTCTACATGCGCTACGTCTTCCTCTTCACCTCCCTCATCCAGTTCCTCATCATCCTGGGGTTGGTGCTCTTCATGGTGTATGGCAATGCACACGCCGGCACCGATAAGCACGTCCGGCTGCTGGatgggcagctgcaggagcactaCCATAAAATCGTCAGCCTGAGCGGCCGGAATGCCAACCTGACACGCACCCTGAACGCCACGCTGAAGGCCAACCAAGGGCTGCAAGGGCAGCTGCAGAAGGTGCAGGGGCAGCTGGAGAAGTGCAACAGCAGCCAGGCCCCCAACAGCACCCCCAGG CTGGAGGACATCGGCAGGACCATCTTCTTCCAAAAGACTAACTTGGAGAAGTGCTACATGGCCATCAACATCATCAACACCAGCTGCACCG CCGATAAGGCGCAGCTGCAGCGGCAGCTGGAGACGGCgctgcagcagaggaaggagctggGACAGAGCTGCACCACAGCCGAAACAGATCTGGGTAAGGTCAAGCAGGATCAGGAACgctgccagcaggagctgaAAGCCACGGGTGCGCTCTGCGGCACCACCAAGGCGCAGCTGGAGCACCTGCAGGGCGAATGCGACACGCTGCGCTCCAACGTGCTGTACTACCTGCGCACCATGAGCATGAGCAACAAGAACTTCGGCTGCAGCCAGGTGGAGGATCAGCTGCGGCTGCTGATGCATCGCATCGAGGAGCTCTTCTCCAGGCGGCAGAAGCACGAGAGCGACTACGTGGGGAAGAGCGTCTGCGACTTGACGCTGCAGCAGTGCCACCTCAACTGCTCCCACGAGAAGCAGGAGCtgggcaggaggctgcaggaggcgaggcagcagctgcagggcagccaggaggagcagaggaagCTGCTGGCAGAGAAGGAGCGGCtcagcaaggagctgggagagaaGAGCAAAGCCGCCACGCAAGCCAACTACTTCAGCGAGCAGCTCAACCTCTGCATGAGCTCCAAG GTGGGCACCTACTACACCGCCCCACGGGTgccaggcagtgctgtgggcagcGTGCGGCCAGGCCCCTTCCCCAGCACCTACGTGGATGCGCTGCAGAATCAGG ATAAAATCAATACGGAGGAGATCCAGAAGATTGTGCAGAACGTGATGGAGCAGTACATGGCCATGATGAGGAACCCCAG CGGGTAG
- the LOC104914702 gene encoding paramyosin-like isoform X1 produces the protein MDPAVPRATLKAMGLCTLLVLLVAAVTAAVAVLLWRSEALGKLRGCQERAANESRVLELRVAQLEMELDRLQHVADERQREEDALRRELSRVRKDGEKLNSSLRSCRVQAARLEANITALQDEAQGLRRDRAELSRRNTAQQEELAQGAERALGLQQRLEEMAEQRRALRARGERCEERQRELEATLKDRAAELDALRRRLGPRTARRRCSPSRKS, from the exons ATGGACCCTGCAGTGCCCAGAGCCACGCTGAAGGCAATGGGGCTGTGCacgctgctggtgctgctggtggcgGCGGTGACAGCGGCGGTGGCGGTGCTGCTGTGGCGCTCAGAGGCGCTGGGGAAGCTGCGGGGCTGCCAGGAGCGGGCGGCCAACGAGAGCCGTGTGCTGGAACTGCGGGTGGCACAGCTGGAGATGGAGCTCGACCGACTGCAGCACGTGGCTGATGAGAGACAGAGGGAGGAGGATGCGCTGCGCCGGGAGCTCAGCCGAGTGCGCAAGGATGGAGAGAAGCTCAACTCCAGCCTGCGGTCCTGCCGGGTGCAGGCG gccaggctggaagccaacatcacagctctgcaggatgaGGCGCAGGGGCTGCGGCGTGACAGGGCTGAGCTGTCCCGCAggaacacagcacagcaag AGGAGCTGGCTCAGGGTGCAGAGCGGgcgctggggctgcagcagaggctggaggagatggCGGAGCAGCGGAGAGCCCTGAGGGCACGCGGGGAGCGATGCGAGGAGCGGCAGCGGGAGCTCGAGGCCACGCT GAAGGACCGTGCAGCTGAGCTGGATGCGCTGCGGCGGCGGTTGGGGCCCCGCACGGCACGGCGCAGGTGCTCCCCTTCCCG gaagagctga
- the LOC104914702 gene encoding paramyosin-like isoform X2 translates to MDPAVPRATLKAMGLCTLLVLLVAAVTAAVAVLLWRSEALGKLRGCQERAANESRVLELRVAQLEMELDRLQHVADERQREEDALRRELSRVRKDGEKLNSSLRSCRVQAARLEANITALQDEAQGLRRDRAELSRRNTAQQEELAQGAERALGLQQRLEEMAEQRRALRARGERCEERQRELEATLKDRAAELDALRRRLGPRTARRRKS, encoded by the exons ATGGACCCTGCAGTGCCCAGAGCCACGCTGAAGGCAATGGGGCTGTGCacgctgctggtgctgctggtggcgGCGGTGACAGCGGCGGTGGCGGTGCTGCTGTGGCGCTCAGAGGCGCTGGGGAAGCTGCGGGGCTGCCAGGAGCGGGCGGCCAACGAGAGCCGTGTGCTGGAACTGCGGGTGGCACAGCTGGAGATGGAGCTCGACCGACTGCAGCACGTGGCTGATGAGAGACAGAGGGAGGAGGATGCGCTGCGCCGGGAGCTCAGCCGAGTGCGCAAGGATGGAGAGAAGCTCAACTCCAGCCTGCGGTCCTGCCGGGTGCAGGCG gccaggctggaagccaacatcacagctctgcaggatgaGGCGCAGGGGCTGCGGCGTGACAGGGCTGAGCTGTCCCGCAggaacacagcacagcaag AGGAGCTGGCTCAGGGTGCAGAGCGGgcgctggggctgcagcagaggctggaggagatggCGGAGCAGCGGAGAGCCCTGAGGGCACGCGGGGAGCGATGCGAGGAGCGGCAGCGGGAGCTCGAGGCCACGCT GAAGGACCGTGCAGCTGAGCTGGATGCGCTGCGGCGGCGGTTGGGGCCCCGCACGGCACGGCGCAG gaagagctga
- the CILP2 gene encoding cartilage intermediate layer protein 2 — translation MPGSDFCCLLARGGKPSYIDLRGGRARSRGWSGAWAAMERLLLALLALAAFRCTGAAAESLENDLEPGKSDALGKPWKAPSPEELDLNTAGGGAEWTSWFNIDHPGGDGDYESLDAIRFYYRGRVCARPVAIQARTTEWELPQDVGEVVHFSPKKGFRCVNKEQPQGKTCSNYHIRFLCPLGECRPRPRRHLGGVRAHRPRTAPSRGRSAGGELIPGRRVPMNLPHSVTPSAPPCELSAPCRPAACPEHTLQGAVVSATGAALPGARVYLEGRPPALLARSDTRGAFRVTGLCVNIGANVSAHRDGFAPGLAPVVSNGTGLLVAHIVLQKLEKPYMVLHPTPKVRVAGQEVTFCCKASGTPVPKKYYWYHNGTLLDRTAHRYSSRLVLRALRPEQAGTYHCKASSEAGAIRSAPAQLTVLAQGQQSCKAAPEPSLVELPAECHQDSGGSRYYDVGHCPSTPCAGSPADGQRCGAGARRCCGVRRMEMREIRCRGSVLPIKVVAKCGCGPCAQPRVLVQGRVTAADTGEPLRFGQIFLGKKKIGFTGFQGSFTIEVPPDTQRLVARFVDRQQRLVDAVKVLPFDRRGGAVYQEVKMMRKKEAVELDAGQINAIPLGEARGQEPIAELVIPAGAFLRPSGEVFKGTVKASVTFLDPRDVATARAASSDLSFANADGEIVPLRTYGMFAVDFRDGDSGTALQTGPVEVRMDAGQIWMAEHLQKMKLWSLNPETGLWEEEGVLRPTKERRGRREERTFLVGNMEIRERRLFNLDVPEDRRCFVKVRAYSNEKFNPYEQLEGVVISLINLEPQPGFPANPRAWGRFDSVVTGPNGACLPAFCDARRPDAYTAYITATLGGEELEAVPSSPKLNPNAVGVSQPYLNKLGYRRLDHDDPDIKKTAFQVNVAKPDPNNIDETNGPIYPYRSLRECEEAPVSANHFRFYRVEVDKYEYNVVPFKESDLTSWTGDYLSWWPNPQEFRACFIKVRIEGPQEYMVRSRNEGGSHPRTLGQLYGLRDARSVRDAMRVGSSGACLEFKCSGMLYDQSLVDRTLVSVIPQGSCRRTAVNGLLRDYLARHPPVADNNNTAAFTMLAPVDPLGHNYGIYTVTDQNPRLAKEIAIGRCFDGTSDGFSREMKSDAGTAVTFTCQERPAGRESFFQRLLTSPAEALDEIRREMGAGELRRAPPEVLDFASGVRALSPAPTPRSPGSR, via the exons ATGCCAGGATCCGATTTCTGCTGTCTGCTGGCGCGAGGGGGAAAGCCCTCCTATATAGACCTGCGAGGCGGCCGCGCTCGCAGTCGCGGGTGGAGCGGTGCGTGGGCAGCAATGGAGCGGCTGCTGCTGGCCCTCCTGGCTCTCGCCGCCTTTCGCTGCACCGGGGCAGCAG CAGAGTCACTGGAGAACGACTTGGAGCCCGGCAAGAGCGACGCACTGGGGAAGCCCTGGAAAGCTCCCAGCCCAGAGGAACTCGACCTGAACACAGCAG GCGGAGGGGCTGAATGGACGTCGTGGTTCAACATCGACCACCCCGGGGGGGACGGCGACTACGAGAGCCTGGATGCCATCCGCTTCTACTACCGCGGACGCGTCTGCGCGCGGCCGGTTGCCATCCAGGCGCGCACCACCGAGTGGGAGCTGCCCCAGGACGTGGGCgaggtggtgcatttcagcccCAAGAAGGGTTTTCGGTGCGTCAACAAGGAGCAGCCGCAGGGCAAGACGTGCTCCAACTACCACATCCGCTTCCTCTGCCCGCTGGGTGAGTGCCGACCCCGGCCCCGACGGCACCTCGGGGGGGTCCGAGCCCATCGTCCTCGGACGGCACCGTCCCGAGGGAGAAGTGCTGGCGGGGAGTTGATCCCGGGGCGGAGGGTTCCCATGAACCTGCCCCACTCAGTCACCCCCTCTgcccccccct GTGAGCTCTCAGCGCCGTGCCGTCCCGCAGCCTGCCCCGAGCACACCCTGCAGGGCGCTGTCGTCTCCGCCACTGGTGCAGCGCTGCCCGGTGCCCGTGTCTACCTGGAGGGACGCCCGCCGGCACTGCTGGCACGCAGTGACACGCGTGGGGCATTTCGTGTGACTGGGCTGTGTGTGAACATCGGTGCAAACGTCAGCGCCCACCGTGATGGTTTTGCTCCAGGACTGGCACCTGTTGTGTCCAACGGCACCGGACTGTTGGTGGCACACATCGTGCTGCAGAAGTTGG AGAAGCCCTACATGGTGCTGCACCCCACGCCCAAGGTGCGGGTGGCCGGGCAGGAGGTGACCTTCTGCTGCAAAGCTTCGGGGACACCCGTGCCCAAGAAGTACTACTG GTACCACAACGGGACACTGCTGGACAGGACAGCACACCGGTACAGCAGCCGCCTGGTGCTGCGGGCGCTGAGACCGGAGCAGGCAGGCACCTATCACTGCAAGGCCAGCTCCGAGGCCGGAGCCATCCGATCTGCACCGGCACAGCTCACCGTGCTGG CCCAgggccagcagagctgcaaagcAGCACCAGAGCCCAGCCTGGTTGAGCTGCCCGCTGAGTGCCATCAGGATTCCGGCGGGTCCCGCTACTACGATGTGGGGCACTGCCCATCCACGCCATGTGCTGGCAGCCCGGCTGATGGGCAGCGGTGTGGGGCGGGCGCACGGCGCTGCTGCGGGGTGCGGCGCATGGAGATGCGGGAGATCCGCTGCCGTGGGTCCGTCCTTCCCATCAAGGTGGTGGCCAAGTGTGGCTGCGGGCCCTGCGCACAGCCCCGCGTCCTGGTGCAGGGACGGGTGACTGCAGCCGACACCGGAGAGCCGCTGCGCTTCGGGCAGATCTTCCTGGGGAAGAAGAAGATCGGCTTCACCGGTTTCCAGGGCTCCTTCACCATCGAGGTGCCGCCCGACACGCAGCGCCTGGTGGCACGCTTCGTGGACCGGCAGCAGCGCCTGGTGGATGCCGTCAAAGTGCTGCCCTTCGACAGGCGCGGCGGCGCGGTCTACCAGGAGGTGAAGATGATGAGGAAGAAGGAGGCGGTGGAGCTGGATGCCGGGCAGATCAATGCCATCCCGCTGGGTGAGGCGAGAGGCCAGGAGCCCATTGCTGAGCTCGTCATCCCCGCCGGAGCCTTCCTCCGCCCCTCCGGGGAGGTCTTCAAGGGCACCGTCAAAGCCAGCGTCACCTTCCTGGATCCCAGGGACGTGGCCACGGCGCGCGCCGCCTCCAGCGACCTCAGCTTTGCCAATGCTGATGGGGAGATCGTGCCCCTGCGCACCTACGGCATGTTTGCCGTGGACTTTCGGGATGGGGACTCGGGCACGGCGCTGCAGACGGGGCCGGTGGAGGTGCGGATGGACGCGGGGCAGATCTGGATGGCGGAGCACCTGCAGAAGATGAAGCTGTGGTCCCTGAACCCTGAGACTGGGCTGTGGGAGGAGGAGGGCGTCCTCCGCCCGACCAAGGAGCGGCgtgggaggagggaggagcGGACCTTCCTCGTGGGGAACATGGAGATCCGCGAGAGGCGGCTCTTCAACCTGGACGTGCCAGAGGACCGCCGTTGTTTCGTCAAGGTCAGGGCCTACAGCAACGAGAAGTTCAACCCCTATGAGCAGCTGGAGGGGGTGGTCATCAGCCTCATCAACCTGGAGCCCCAGCCCGGCTTCCCTGCCAACCCACGGGCTTGGGGCCGCTTCGACAGCGTGGTCACCGGCCCCAACGGCGCCTGCCTGCCCGCCTTCTGCGACGCCCGCCGCCCCGATGCCTACACGGCGTACATCACAGCCACGCTGGGCGGCGAGGAGCTCGAGGCCGTGCCCTCCAGCCCCAAGCTCAACCCCAACGCCGTTGGAGTGTCTCAGCCCTACCTGAACAAGTTGGGCTACCGCCGGCTGGACCACGATGACCCCGACATCAAGAAGACGGCCTTCCAGGTCAACGTGGCCAAACCCGACCCCAACAACATCGATGAGACCAACGGGCCCATCTACCCCTACCGCAGCCTCAGGGAGTGCGAGGAGGCGCCGGTCAGCGCCAACCACTTCCGCTTCTACCGGGTGGAGGTGGACAAGTACGAATACAACGTGGTGCCCTTCAAGGAGAGCGACCTCACCTCCTGGACCGGCGACTACCTGTCCTGGTGGCCCAACCCTCAGGAGTTCCGCGCCTGCTTCATCAAAGTGCGCATCGAAGGGCCGCAGGAGTACATGGTGCGCTCGCGCAACGAGGGCGGCAGCCATCCCCGCACATTGGGGCAGCTCTACGGGCTGCGCGACGCCCGCAGCGTGCGGGATGCCATGCGGGTGGGCAGCTCGGGAGCCTGCCTGGAGTTCAAGTGCAGCGGGATGCTGTACGATCAGAGCCTGGTGGATCGCACCTTGGTGTCCGTCATCCCGCAGGGCAGCTGCCGCCGCACGGCCGTCAATGGGCTCCTGCGGGACTACCTGGCGCGGCACCCTCCGGTGGCCGACAATAACAACACGGCCGCCTTCACCATGCTGGCGCCGGTCGACCCGCTGGGGCACAACTACGGCATCTACACGGTGACGGACCAGAACCCGCGCCTGGCCAAAGAGATCGCCATCGGCCGCTGCTTTGATGGCACGTCGGATGGTTTCTCGCGGGAGATGAAGTCGGACGCGGGCACGGCCGTCACCTTCACCTGCCAGGAGCGGCCGGCGGGACGCGAGAGCTTCTTCCAGCGCCTGCTGACATCGCCGGCCGAAGCGCTGGATGAGATCCGGCGTGAGATGGGTGCCGGGGAGCTGCGCCGGGCTCCCCCCGAAGTGCTGGACTTCGCCTCCGGCGTGCGCGCCCTGAGCCCCGCGCCCACCCCCCGCAGCCCCGGCAGCCGG
- the YJEFN3 gene encoding yjeF N-terminal domain-containing protein 3 isoform X1, translating into MSSVPGPSREPPRYLSKAEAEAIEKELLEDYRFGRQQLIEIWGHACAVAVTKAFPLPSLPRKQPTVLVVCGPAQNGAIGLVCARHLRIFDYEPTIFYPKRSLDPLYRDFTTQCEKMDIPFLSYLPTEVQLINDAYNAVVDAVLGAEAELGEGRGPCAGILATLKHVRIPIVSLDVPSGWDVEAGSSGGISPDVLVSLMAPKQCARRFLGRQHFVAGRFVPYDVQKKFELNPPEYPGTECVVALSAPQ; encoded by the exons ATGAGCTCCGTTCCCGGTCCCTCCCGGGAGCCCCCGCGATACCTCAG CAAGGCGGAGGCGGAGGCTATcgagaaggagctgctggaggattACCGCTTCGGGCGGCAGCAGCTGATCGAGATCTGGGGACACGCCTGTGCCGTGGCCGTCACCAAG GCCTTCCCTCTGCCATCCCTCCCACGGAAGCAGCCCACAGTGCTGGTGGTGTGCGGCCCTGCACAGAACGGGGCCATCGGGCTGGTGTGCGCACGGCACCTGCGCATCTTT gaCTATGAGCCCACCATCTTCTACCCCAAACGCTCCCTGGACCCCCTGTACCGGGACTTCACCACTCAGTGTGAGAAGATGGACATCCCCTTCCTCTCGTACCTCCCCACCGAG GTGCAGCTGATCAATGATGCCTACAATGCGGTGgtggatgcagtgctgggggCTGAGGCGGAGCTGGGTGAGGGCAGGGGGCCGTGTGCTGGCATCCTTGCCACCCTAAAACACGTCCGCATCCCCATTGTCAGCCTGGATGTGCCCTCAG GGTGGGATGTGGAGGCGGGCAGCAGTGGTGGGATCAGCCCTGACGTGCTGGTGTCCCTGATGGCCCCCAAGCAATGCGCCCGCCGCTTCCTGGGCCGTCAGCACTTCGTGGCCGGCCGCTTCGTGCCCTACGACGTGCAGAAGAAGTTTGAGCTCAACCCTCCTGAGTACCCGGGCACTGAGTGCGTGGTGGCCCTGAGTGCCCCGCAATAA
- the YJEFN3 gene encoding yjeF N-terminal domain-containing protein 3 isoform X2, with the protein MEAGARLREQEKICQWINRASLRRLLAFPLPSLPRKQPTVLVVCGPAQNGAIGLVCARHLRIFDYEPTIFYPKRSLDPLYRDFTTQCEKMDIPFLSYLPTEVQLINDAYNAVVDAVLGAEAELGEGRGPCAGILATLKHVRIPIVSLDVPSGWDVEAGSSGGISPDVLVSLMAPKQCARRFLGRQHFVAGRFVPYDVQKKFELNPPEYPGTECVVALSAPQ; encoded by the exons ATGGAAGCAGGAGCCAGGCTGCGTGAGCAGGAAAAAATCTGTCAATGGATAAACAGAGCCTCCCTTCGCCGGCTGCTG GCCTTCCCTCTGCCATCCCTCCCACGGAAGCAGCCCACAGTGCTGGTGGTGTGCGGCCCTGCACAGAACGGGGCCATCGGGCTGGTGTGCGCACGGCACCTGCGCATCTTT gaCTATGAGCCCACCATCTTCTACCCCAAACGCTCCCTGGACCCCCTGTACCGGGACTTCACCACTCAGTGTGAGAAGATGGACATCCCCTTCCTCTCGTACCTCCCCACCGAG GTGCAGCTGATCAATGATGCCTACAATGCGGTGgtggatgcagtgctgggggCTGAGGCGGAGCTGGGTGAGGGCAGGGGGCCGTGTGCTGGCATCCTTGCCACCCTAAAACACGTCCGCATCCCCATTGTCAGCCTGGATGTGCCCTCAG GGTGGGATGTGGAGGCGGGCAGCAGTGGTGGGATCAGCCCTGACGTGCTGGTGTCCCTGATGGCCCCCAAGCAATGCGCCCGCCGCTTCCTGGGCCGTCAGCACTTCGTGGCCGGCCGCTTCGTGCCCTACGACGTGCAGAAGAAGTTTGAGCTCAACCCTCCTGAGTACCCGGGCACTGAGTGCGTGGTGGCCCTGAGTGCCCCGCAATAA